The DNA segment TGATGTTACACTTTTGAAGTTCAACTGTTGATTGATCATCGTACAAGAAAAACTAGCCAGTCTGAGCTCACAATATTATGTCTCTTTTGGATCCAAGTTTGCTGCAGCCCATCCATGCATGTGATGAAAGACCCTAAATTTCACGTCAGATCTTGCCacctatattttttatttgacttAGTAACAGAGCTCATGGTTTTTCTTTCACGTGAACATAGAACCTAGATTCAATCACTTCCTATACGAAACATACATCGCACCTCcgagtttttttcttcttgtacTTGACTGGTTTTTTTCTCAGAttctagagtttttttttatatttaaaaaaaaatgataataataaacTTGGAGATGAAGAGcgttttttttgaacaaagagCAGAGTTGTAATAACAGGACAGATTTTCAAGGGGTTTTCTGATTTCTGGCCACGGAAGTAGAAAACAGAGATACAAGAATTTCTTAAATTCGAGCAGACAAATTCAGTTCTAAATAAATCTGTCCGTAATAAAAAGAAAGGTGTAAAAATGGAAAGCTGTACAAAAGAGGACAGTATTAGGTAGGGAAGGAGGAGGATTGGAGGAAGCAAGAGTAACATGGGGAAGGGCTTTCATGTGGTTGGTCGATGAGACGAAAGAATAACGACGCGTCTTTTTCAGTCCGTAAGGCGATGTTGTCCCTTCAAAGATCCGTAATTTTCTCCCTCTTTCACTCCAAAATTTTCCCAAACAAATCTCGTTCGCAGAACATGCTTCctagcctctctctctctctctctgacaaCGACCCcaatctctctctccctctctctctctctttctctccattTGTGGTTGATAAGAGAGAAAACATGATTCCATATTATTCTTATTCACCTGTTGGTTGATGTGATTGATTTCGGATGTAACCCGCAAGAATAATCAACTCGAGATCAAAGTTTAACCTTTGCAGAGTTGCGTGTATTACAAGTACAATCGTTGCTATCTgattttttaggatttttagAACATCCTTTGCTCAAACAGAATAAAATAATACACAAGGCAATTGCACTAAATGACCAAGAATAAACATACTTCAAAAGTTAAAATGTTCTGAAAAAGAGAAATAGTCACGTCATTTACTTAATTAACTTTTGTAATATGTTTCATTGAACTTATAATATATCTACAGTCTGCATTATGGCCGACGCCGTGGATTAGGAAGAGGAACATCACAAGTTACAAAGATGGGAAGCTCGAGATTGTGAGACTTTTACATGTTCTTTTGTCCCTAACCTTTTACGACCAGATACAAAGATCTATTAAATGCTCGCTGTCTTTAAGCATATAACCATCGAACATTGTcaatatattataaacaaataCAGTTACTTGCCGACAAGAGTCAAAGGCGActctttctcattttttttctgtattttcATGCATTTGTTACAAGGTGTTATCTCAAAAAGATATTCTATTATCAAATGGTTGTAATTAAATAGTTTTGTTTGCTGGTAATACATTTGCATTGGTTTCTATTGGTTACAATATTCGTCTTTGGACTCACATGACAGTTGTGAATCTGGCAATTTGTTAGCTTTAGAGTATGATCAATGGAAGGTTCTTATGATGAGGTTTTTAACGGAATATAAGAAACgtcttttaactaaaaaaaactaagaaccgatttttaaataaaatatttaaaaatcggttcttagctttttagttaaaagttaataGACGGTTTCTTATATTCCGTTAAGAACCACAACCTAAGAACAcccattaatcatgttttaaagtcctaagagcatctccaatgttaaacttcattttttcctttaaaatgtagtaaaagtgaaaatgaagtaaaattgctccaatcCTACTCCATATCccactccataatggagtgatgaacaaacaaaaaaatagattattccatttatggagtaaatttcattatagagtgagatatggagttgggttggagcatttCTTACTTCATAtttacttttactccattttagaggaaaaaatggagtagtgatggagatgccctaagaaatttaaataaataaatatacatatatataatccaTATCTGTACTCATCTTTTAATCAGGGAAATTAATGAAAAGGTGCTTAACGGGAATCAAACTCTCTCTGACGCGCTTACCAAGACACTCGTGCTCCGACGCCGGTAGAGCGGGAGCTCGCCGGCGTCGCCTCCgtcccatcttcttcttcatggtTTCTTTTGCTCCAAGTCAAAACTCTCGTTCTGTCACTTATTTCGCCTTTCCTCAATCATTTATTCTGGATCTTGAGATAACAAAACTGGAGAAGACCTTTGTGGTCTCTGCTCGGGTTTTGGAGACCACCGGACCTGCATCCTTCACCGGGGAATCCTGGAATTGCGGTACAAAGACCACCTCTCCCTGCCTCGACCCACAAAAGGGATGGCTCTCTATCTGCAACAGATCTGCAACTCACTACGCTTGCACAAATGGCGCCTCACATCACCTCTTCCCCCTTTCTGAGTTCAACTTTCAGCTGCGCTCCAGATCTGAGAGGACCTCCACGGGTTTCTCCGGATCTGAGCTACTCTCAGATAAAGCTCAAAGCTCAGACGTAAAGAACACCTCAAGCCACCGTAGTTCATCAACTTCACGTTACAAACGGGATTCCGTACCTCTCCTCGGTGGCTGCTCAATCCCTAAACTTCCGATCTTCACGGTCTCCTATCCTCCATCTTGCGCCACCGTCCTTCACCCCGCCAATGAGGTGTGCCCTAATTCCGCCGCACGCACGCTGCTCGTAAAGTTCAGATCCGTTGAGGGTAATGCTGACATCAGCCCTTCCTTTTCATCTATATGGGCCAGGCCCATGCCATTTGCAAAAGGTGTCAGCCCATTCTCTATCtctcaaaatattaattttaatgagAAGACCAAGGACAAagatttggttttatttaatagtttttcAATGAGTCTCGATGGATTCACCGAACCTTTGATCCAAACTATTGTGAACACGATGTTATATCATTCGATTCAGAAGCGATCCTTACTTTTGTGGTTGTCAATGGATTCACCAGTACCATCATCGAAGACCTTCTCCATGAGAAGTGTCATCTCTCCTGCTATAAAGCAGATGAAGTTGTCAAAATCTCTAACCGTTTTGTTATCTTGTGGAGCGGTTCGTACGGGGCCTGAAGATGCAACGGATTTCGTTTCGACGATATTTCGAGGTGTAGATTGTCTATCAACGTCACTATTTAATGTGACTAAGTTTTAACTTTCCGGCTTTGCCGTGAACTTTATTTCGACGCATTCGAGCTTTACTCAGAATTCGCTGTCAATTTATCCTAGAGGTTTCTCTACTCTTATCATTTATGTTGTATTGTCTCTTGTTCTGTTGGTAGAACCAGGATTATTCCTGCTTGAAAGTGTAGTCCGAATGTTTTAAGTATTAATGAAAgtagtgttcaaaaaaaaatatacatatatatatatatatatatatgttgaaaaGAAAGTATATAATAGTTTCAAATCGCGTGATTAGCCTATTTTAATTAAGGAGCTTTGGCAGTTAAGGAGCGTCTTACCACTCGGGGTATTCAGATTGATACCACTTGCTCTAACTGCTCAAGAGAATCTGAAAGCATTTGCCATATGCTTTTCGTGTGTGAAAAGGCAAAAGAAGTTTGGGACCTTGCCAATATTCCATTACCTCAAAATGGTTTTTCAAGGAACTCTGTATTCCTAAACTTCTTACATCTCTTGAAGATATACAACTCAAATGAGGGAGATCCCAATACGCGTAGTGTTTTCCCTTGGCTTGTATGGGAAGTATGGAAGGCGAGGAATGCATTGGCCTTTGATAACAAGACGGTATCGGCCTACACCATTGCATCGAGGGCCTTTGAGGAAGCTTCCTCATGGCAGAAGACCATGATCCTTAAGACAAACACGAAGATAGTAGATGTTGTGGTAAGAACAGAAGAAAATATTGGATGGATTAAGCCACCGTCTGGGTGTTTGAAGTGTAACGTGGGTTCATCATGGGTAGACCCCCACCACCCGAGTGGAGCTTCGTGGATTCTACGTGGAGAAGATGGTCAAACCATTATGCATAGCAGACGTTCATACTCCTTCATGCGATCCAAAGCGGAAGCAGATCTATGGGCAATGCTCTGGGCGGTGGAATGCATGCATAACACTCACCAAGTCAACGTTATCTTCGAAGCTTCATCTGAACAACTCCATAATGTTCTTTGTGAGCCATTGCACCACCTTGAGTTCACTGGGGTGGTGCAATCTATAAACCAACTTCTCAATGGGATTAATGGTTGGAGCCTGGATCACGCCTTGCAAGAACGTAATGAGGCTGCTGCAGCTATTGCCGTGAGTGTAACACGAGATCGGCGCTATCAATCATACATGGCACAGCATGAACCTGCTTGGCTTCACCAACTGCTGTCTCTGGAAGCTTCTTCCAACTAGAGGAAGGATCGACCTTTCACCCAACATGTTTATGTGTTTCCTCTTACATTATCTTTTTCTTACACATCCTTCTTGGATGCCTACTGGTATCCTTTGTTTCAGCTGTGGTGTTTTATTTTCGGTGCTCCCTTTGTGAACATCATACTTGTCCTCGTTACTTTGTTTCTCAGTGTTATAAAAAAAAgcctattttaattttaaaagatgtAGATACAGCAAACTTATAATCCCTTTcttattaaaagggaagcaatTTAGGATAGTAACCTTAATTTAGTAGTTTATTTACATCATTGCCATTATGGTGATGTGTCACTTTCTTATGCATTCTCATAAGACTTTTAAAACTATCCTTTAATAACTAGATTAATTACAATTGGTGCCATTGGTCCAACTTATTTTTAAACCATCCGTATtcataatataaaacaaaactaaactaTTGGATGTTATAATAGATGTCGTCTGGGCCCGTCCGCCAATTGATAAGTATAATGTTTTGAACTATCCCTTATATATCGACACCCATActataatattatgatattgTATTAATAACTTTAgtgtatgttttttttgaaaaatctttAGTGTATgtttgtttgaacaaaaaaaatctttagcGTTTGTTAAGTTTACAAGACATCATTGACCAACAAAAAAGGTTAGAAGACATCAATTCAATATTTCTTATTAAAATATGGTTCATAATAACATATCATCAAACCATCGTAGTACCACTACAATATTAAACATATGATCTATTTATTTGTACAAAGacaaaactaaataaattatttgattttttaagatttaaaacGAATTCAACTTTACTATATGTGGTGGGTCCACTTTAATAACATGTACTTTATGTAATGTAACCAAGACAAACAAATATTATAACTAATACATTCAGTATAACATGAGTTTacataatatgaaaaaaaattaactgatttttttgaaaaaaataaatacatttaaattttatttgtgaaTAATCCATTCTCAAAACtgtgtaaatataattttagaaatacacatttttctatttataatcTTTAGAAGTATctacaaaacaatatatatgctatcacaatttaatttttattcatagtTAACAGGATAGCATgtctaatttaaatttaatgacAGTTGTCATAAGTTATGACTTATGATACATTATATGTAAAGATATCttctttgaaatattttttaaaaaatttatagttatataatgtttttaatatattgtccTAATTTATTGCAGCACCTAAATTAATGCATATATAtaccatatttaaaatttgagtgATGCACAATTTATATttcttgataattttttttgtatgtatAATCAATACACCATCAGAACACTAATATATATTAGTGCAAAAtggaaataaaattatatatagtgcggaattaaaaaaatatgactaAAAAATTAGTTTGAGTCCATCATTTTAGCACAAGACAAGGTATATTAATTATGAACATGTTCTATTGTTCCACTATTATGACTAACTTTCAAAATAATTAGTTTGTTACATATCGTAAACtcaaaattagtaaaataaacaTTCTATAAATT comes from the Brassica rapa cultivar Chiifu-401-42 chromosome A01, CAAS_Brap_v3.01, whole genome shotgun sequence genome and includes:
- the LOC108872159 gene encoding uncharacterized protein LOC108872159 — protein: MKRCLTGIKLSLTRLPRHSCSDAGRAGARRRRLRPIFFFMVSFAPSQNSRSVTYFAFPQSFILDLEITKLEKTFVVSARVLETTGPASFTGESWNCGTKTTSPCLDPQKGWLSICNRSATHYACTNGASHHLFPLSEFNFQLRSRSERTSTGFSGSELLSDKAQSSDVKNTSSHRSSSTSRYKRDSVPLLGGCSIPKLPIFTVSYPPSCATVLHPANEVCPNSAARTLLVKFRSVEGNADISPSFSSIWARPMPFAKGVSPFSISQNINFNEKTKDKDLVLFNSFSMSLDGFTEPLIQTIVNTMLYHSIQKRSLLLWLSMDSPVPSSKTFSMRSVISPAIKQMKLSKSLTVLLSCGAVRTGPEDATDFVSTIFRGVDCLSTSLFNVTKF